From the genome of Streptacidiphilus sp. PB12-B1b:
GGCACCGCGCCACTGAACCACCTCTTCGCCCAGGCCGTGACCGCCGTCGAAACCCTGCGCAGCGACGAGACCATCCGCAGCGACTTCCTCCGGCAGGTCGCGAAGCGCGCCCCCGGCCACCGCCTCCTCGGCGACTTCGGCACGCTGAGGGTCGTTCTCGCGATCCTCCTCAAGGACGGGAAGGAGATCACCGTCGACTCACTCTTCGCCTTCGCCCAGGTCTCACTGCTCCAGTCAGCCCGTCGGCTGCGCGCGATGAACGCGGAGGTCGAGGTCATCGCCATCCGGCGCTGAGTAGAGTGAGCGGCCCCTGGGGCGCCAAAAAGCCCGCTGCGGCGAACCATCGGACGAGGGGCGGCCCAGCCGCTCCGCCGGGAGGCGCGGCTCCTCGGCCATGGACCTGTGGCCGGACAGCACCCCGGAGCAAAAAGTCCCCGAGAAGTCCCCAGCAGCCCCATGGATCGCCTAGTACGTCAAGAAGGTGCAGGTCAGGGGCCCCATCGCCCACGCGGCTGCCATGAAGGTCAAGTACAAGGAGACCTCGCGCGGCGGCCTCGCGGTCAACGTCATCGAGTGCTGACGGCCTCCACGATGTCCCGGATCTGTGCAAGCGCATCGGGGTGATGGCAGCGCAGGGTCGGAGCGGTTTCCGTGGGCACAGGGTGTGCTGCCCTGCAGCACCAGGTGGCACGCGTCGTAGCCTGGCGGCATGACAGCGCAGCGGGCCGCTCAAGCGCCGCAGGCGCTTCGTTTCCCGGGCAGAGTTCGCCGCGATGTCACGCAGCGCACCCGGCATCTCCCTGGATGCCTTCCGGACGGATCAGGACGCCACAGCTGCCCCGGAAGTGGACGATCCCTGTGCCCGCTGAGCACGAGCGGGATCCGCTCGACACCGACATCATGATCCTGCGTCCAGGATGGCCGCGCCCAGCTGGCCGGGCCGGTGGAGGCCGGGGTGCTGCGGCGGCGGCCTGACCGCCGTTGCCTCCTGCAAGGCTGGGTGGTGGGCGGGAGCTGTCGGTACAGCTGGGGGCGTGCGCTACGGTGCAGCCACCGCCGTCCAGTTCAGAGGGTCCATTCCAGATGAAGTCCGCTCGTCTTCCGCTCGCCGCCGCGGCCACCGCGCTCGTGCTGAGCATCACCGCTGCCACGCCGAACGCCATAGCCGCCGCCCCCGCCCCCACCGCCGGTGTTGCGCTGGCGATCGCGCACTTCTCGCACCTGGTGGTCGACCAGACGCACGGGCACCTGTTCGTCAGCGGAGGGGCAGGCACCAGCGGCATCCTGGTCACCGACCTGACCGGCGCCACCGTGACCACCCTCGCCGAACCCTCCGGCGCCACCGGCCTGGCCCTGTCCCCCGACGGCACCACCCTGTACGCGGCCCTGCCCGACAGCGACGCCATCGCCACCATCGACACCACCACCCTCACCCAGACCGCCGCCATCCCCACCGGCACCGGCACCCACCCCGACTCCCTCGCCTACGCCGGCAGCGACCTCTGGTTCGGCTACGGCACCACCGGCAACGGCAACATCGGCTCCCTCACCCCCACCGGCACCGTCACCCTCGACCAGGACCCCAACCCCTGGCCCGCACCGCCGACTCTGGGCACCACGCCCGCCCCCGGCGACGCTCTCGCGGCCGCTGCCCAGAACGGCGCCACCGCCACCTTCTCCAGCTACACCACCACCGGCGGCGCCCTGGACCGCCTCGCCACCGCCCCCCTGGCCATCCCCGACCTCGGCGACATCGCCCTCACCCCCAACGGTCAGGACGTCGTCGCGGGCTCCTGGTCCGGAACCCAGAGCGGGCGCTTCCGCATGTCGGACCTGGCCCCGGACGGCGACTACACCCCGGGGCTGGCCAACCCGACGCTGGCCGTCGCCCCCGATGGCACCGTCGCTGGATGCAATTGCACCGGATTCCAGTACGAGACCCAGGCCGCCGACGGCTCGGGCCTCTACAACTACTTCCGCATCCAGGACCCCGACCGGCTGGCGCCCAACGGACTGGCATGGGCTCCGGACGAGAGCCGACTGTTCGCCGTGGCCACCGACCCCACAGGCGGCACACCCACCCTCCAGGTCCAACTCCAGCCCGACCTCGCGGCCACCCAACTCCACGCCGGCGTGCCCTCCCCGCTGGCACCCGGCGAGACCTTCAGCACCACCGTCTGGCTCGATTCGGGGGTCAACCCCGAGGTCAGCACCCGTCTGCAGGTCACCCGCTTCGACGCGGCCCACCCGGGCGGAACCCCGCTGCCCGACCTGGTGGAACCCGCGGGCTGGGACCAGTTCACGCTCACCGACACCGCACCCGCCAGCGGTCCCCTCAGCTACCGCATCGACTACCCCGGCGATGCCGACCACCAGCCGGCCAGCGTCACCTTCACCGTCCCAGTCGCCAAGTACGCCCCCGGCCTCACGCTCCGCGCCCCCACGGCGAGCCCCCGCACGGCACAGCTCACCCTCACCGGCCAACTCACCTGGCCCCACCCGCACCTGGACACCGGCCGGGTCCAGGTCACCCGCACCGACGCAGCCGACCCCCACGGCACGCCCCTGGGCACCGTGACCGTTGCGGCCGACGGCAGCTTCACCTTCCATGACACCCCCAGCACCGGCGGCGCCAACACCTACACCGTCAGCTACACCGGTGGCGCCTCCTACCTCCCCGCCACTGCCAGCAGCACGGTCCAGGTCTCCCGCGCCACCACCGCGGTCACGGTGTCCACCAATGCCGGCAGCTACGCCTACAACACCTGGGCCCAGGTCACCGCCCATCTGGGCACCACCTACAACAACCGCCAGGTCACGCTCTACGCCCAGCCCTACGGCGGAGCCAGGTCAGCCATCAGGACGGCGACCGTGGACGCCCATGGCAACCTCTCCGCCTGGTACAAGGTCATCCGCAACACCACCTTCACCGCCGCGTTCGGCGGCGACTACCGCTACGCCCCGGCGGCCGCCTCCCGCACGGTCTGGGACTCCGCCCAGGTCGACGACATCATGCGGCTCAGCTCGTCCACCGCCACCATCGGCGGCACCCGGTACCAGGTCTACTACCGCGACGCCCCGGCGATGGCCCCGCTCTTCGAGACCACCGTCTCCCCGGACCACTCCGGGCAGCCCCTGGTCGTCACCCTCCAGCGGTACTCCTCCGGGGCCTGGCACACCACCAGCACGAGCACCGGGTACCTCGGCAGCTACAGCGTCTACCAGGCGTACCTCCCCTGGAAGGCCATGCCCGACTACGCCCGGTACCGCGTCATCGCCGAGTACACCCACAACAGCAGCGACACCACCAGCCTCGACAGCTGGGGCAGCTGGCAGTACTTCACCACGTACCCCGACCCGGGACGCTGATCCGGCGGCCCCGCGGCGGAATGTGGCCGGATTCGGCCGCAGGGCGGGTGGCGCCCTTGTCGGCGTCGGGGGGCCGCGGGGTTTGTGAATGCCGGGGGGCCGGGCGGTGGCCAGGAAATTTCAGGCGGAAATCCTGCCCGGGGCCCGGCGGCGCGGCGGCAGTTTATGGCCGAAAGATGTTTTTCTTTTCAGGGGCCGCCCGGCCCGGGCCGGGCCGCAGGGCATCACCGGAAGCCGCAGTCCGTCACGCTCAGTGACAGGCTGCGGCTTCCGTGCTTCCGGGCGCCGGAGCCGCCGGCAGGGTTCCCCGGGGGCGTGCGGTCCAACCCCTGGGATCGGTGCGGATGCGCTTACCCGAGCGGGCAGTTGACGCGCCGGGCACGGACGCGCCCGCGCCCGGGCCGGGCCATCGCGGCTCACCTGGTGCGTTGTCCGTACCCCGGTCTGCGGGGCGGCCGGAGCGAATATGCCTGCGACCGGCTGTGTTGCCCCCGCGGGACGGCGTACCTGCGCGGCCTGCGCCCAGCGTTGCCCGAAAGGTTGCCCGGACGGACATTGTTGGCGATGGCGGTCCGAGCAAGAATCGCTGAAGAGGG
Proteins encoded in this window:
- a CDS encoding Ig-like domain repeat protein — translated: MKSARLPLAAAATALVLSITAATPNAIAAAPAPTAGVALAIAHFSHLVVDQTHGHLFVSGGAGTSGILVTDLTGATVTTLAEPSGATGLALSPDGTTLYAALPDSDAIATIDTTTLTQTAAIPTGTGTHPDSLAYAGSDLWFGYGTTGNGNIGSLTPTGTVTLDQDPNPWPAPPTLGTTPAPGDALAAAAQNGATATFSSYTTTGGALDRLATAPLAIPDLGDIALTPNGQDVVAGSWSGTQSGRFRMSDLAPDGDYTPGLANPTLAVAPDGTVAGCNCTGFQYETQAADGSGLYNYFRIQDPDRLAPNGLAWAPDESRLFAVATDPTGGTPTLQVQLQPDLAATQLHAGVPSPLAPGETFSTTVWLDSGVNPEVSTRLQVTRFDAAHPGGTPLPDLVEPAGWDQFTLTDTAPASGPLSYRIDYPGDADHQPASVTFTVPVAKYAPGLTLRAPTASPRTAQLTLTGQLTWPHPHLDTGRVQVTRTDAADPHGTPLGTVTVAADGSFTFHDTPSTGGANTYTVSYTGGASYLPATASSTVQVSRATTAVTVSTNAGSYAYNTWAQVTAHLGTTYNNRQVTLYAQPYGGARSAIRTATVDAHGNLSAWYKVIRNTTFTAAFGGDYRYAPAAASRTVWDSAQVDDIMRLSSSTATIGGTRYQVYYRDAPAMAPLFETTVSPDHSGQPLVVTLQRYSSGAWHTTSTSTGYLGSYSVYQAYLPWKAMPDYARYRVIAEYTHNSSDTTSLDSWGSWQYFTTYPDPGR